A single genomic interval of Spinacia oleracea cultivar Varoflay chromosome 6, BTI_SOV_V1, whole genome shotgun sequence harbors:
- the LOC110776142 gene encoding uncharacterized protein, whose product MFKSTTFIAVKCCQCSTMQVKQQKKSSNKWNCVVCNQKQSVTKIYAQGYQAKDIRNVVQSFNMSRKLEDELQQVLSVGHFVEHLEGVRETEEIKGKRRADWSEYMEDDESVEPAYLKSKLNEGGMEAEANVVTEYSEDLIHNKARLRGKFGSSGSDKNQCYKPSFSKRVSKKDVKETESHSSNVESVWGECFVDDSYMIKDVNRHCEQQERNKVVKTATSMCSQYMEKDDFARDIRSHSEPRQQQQPSKCMAIKKTGTSKWSGYMTGDDDDDGGGVDKEVRAAFTDDLRLMCGYKLENHSFDQLIEEDIHPDFM is encoded by the exons ATGTTCAAATCGACGACCTTCATCGCCGTCAAATGCTGCCAGTGCTCCACTATGCAG GTGAAGCAGCAGAAGAAGAGCAGCAACAAATGGAATTGTGTTGTCTGCAACCAAAAACAATCGGTGACGAAGATCTATGCTCAAGGTTATCAAGCCAAGGACATCCGAAACGTCGTTCAATCCTTCAATATGTCTCGCAAATTGGAGGATGAACTGCAACAAGTTCTTTCTGTGGGGCATTTCGTCGAACACTTGGAAGGCGTTCGTGAAACGGAGGAGATTAAAGGAAAGCGTCGTGCCGATTGGAGCGAGTATATGGAAGATGATGAGAGTGTTGAACCTGCTTACTTGAAATCAAAACTAAACG AGGGAGGAATGGAAGCTGAGGCAAATGTTGTGACTGAGTATTCTGAGGATTTGATTCATAACAAGGCAAGGTTAAGGGGCAAATTCGGTTCGAGTGGGTCAGACAAAAATCAATGTTACAAGCCAAGCTTTTCGAAAAGAg TTTCAAAAAAGGATGTTAAAGAAACTGAATCACACTCTTCAAATGTGGAATCGGTGTGGGGTGAATGCTTTGTGGATGATAGTTATATGATCAAAGATGTCAATAGGCACTGTGAGCAACAGGAGAGAAACAAGGTTGTGAAAACAGCTACTTCCATGTGCTCTCAATATATGGAGAAAGATGATTTCGCTAGAGACATTAGAAGCCATTCTGAGCCACGGCAGCAACAACAGCCAAGCAAGTGCATGGCAATTAAGAAAACGGGTACTTCAAAATGGAGCGGGTACATGACaggagatgatgatgatgatggtggtggtgtTGACAAAGAGGTGAGAGCTGCTTTTACTGATGATTTGAGACTCATGTGTGGGTATAAACTGGAGAATCATAGTTTCGACCAGCTGATTGAGGAAGACATCCACCCTGACTTCATGTAG
- the LOC130463335 gene encoding uncharacterized protein, translating to MQCISTVSYSIIINGEPSEPFRPKCGLRQGDPISPYLFILVMEMLSKMMLHLEDSQSTKSSCEKVRNTIDAFCKISGEAIYFDKSSVIFSPNTPESVKHELKQVLGTPCSEKLGKYLGCDVEIDGRSSKAFQPLVDKIHKKTLSWKHLSLSQAGRLVLINGILAALSSNVLAVFKVPKKTSDQINATLMRYWWMGSANNRGICWTKRTILELPKGLGGVGLRNVETYNKAFLAKQAFRIHNTPSLLISRVMKAAYKNSPVEAILNKDIHCKASWGFRGLCKSKVSFKNREVERGSGVVKVKDLFHPQEKKWNSQLIWETFAPNTAREILSMHISQEDKDDKVCWIDNKMGQPTVKSIYNQLILEKCQRQISTSENKFWKRLWKCDMMPKWKIFIWKIMNRAIAIKRNLQKRGMRVDGRCALCMEFTESDNHLFRDCSMSNHIWKASSLGINAGVNQHIDIREWIKNFMSLFWNEDGGHSPRVLMFVATLWSIWLHRNEIIFRNTEPNPSNIL from the exons ATGCAATGTATATCAACAGTCTCATACTCAATCATTATAAATGGAGAACCAAGTGAACCTTTTAGGCCAAAATGTGGATTAAGGCAGGGTGATCCAATTTCCCcatatttatttattcttgtGATGGAAATGCTGTCAAAGATGATGTTGCATTTGGAAGACTCACAGT CAACTAAGAGTTCGTGTGAGAAGGTGAGAAACACAATAGATGCTTTCTGCAAAATTTCGGGAGAGGCAATATATTTTGACAAATCCAGTGTCATCTTCAGCCCGAATACTCCTGAGTCTGTGAAGCATGAACTCAAACAAGTACTTGGTACTCCTTGTTCGGAAAAATTGGGGAAATATCTTGGATGTGATGTGGAAATTGATGGACGGTCATCTAAAGCTTTTCAGCCCCTAGTTGACAAAATTCACAAGAAAACTCTATCATGGAAGCATTTAAGCCTATCTCAAGCAGGAAGGTTGGTCCTTATCAATGGTATTCTAGCAGCCCTTTCTTCAAATGTGTTGGCTGTGTTTAAGGTTCCAAAAAAGACTTCTGATCAGATAAATGCAACACTAATGAGGTACTGGTGGATGGGGTCTGCTAATAATAGAGGTATATGTTGGACTAAGCGTACTATTTTGGAACTACCTAAGGGATTGGGAGGAGTAGGTCTGCGCAATGTTGAAACCTATAACAAAGCTTTTCTAGCTAAACAGGCTTTCAGAATTCATAATACCCCATCACTTTTAATTTCAAGAGTTATGAAAGCTGCATACAAGAATTCCCCTGTTGAAGCCATTTTAAATAAAGACATTCATTGCAAAGCATCCTGGGGATTTAGAGGTTTATGTAAGAGT AAAGTGTCTTTCAAGAATAGAGAAGTTGAGAGAGGAAGTGGTGTTGTAAAGGTGAAAGATCTTTTTCATCCTCAAGAAAAGAAGTGGAACTCCCAGTTAATATGGGAAACTTTTGCTCCCAACACGGCTAGAGAGATTTTGAGTATGCATATTTCTCAGGAAGATAAAGATGATAAAGTTTGCTGGATAGACAACAAAATGGGGCAACCTACTGTTAAATCCATATACAACCAGTTGATTTTAGAGAAGTGTCAAAGGCAAATTTCTACCAGTGAAAATAAATTCTGGAAAAGGTTATGGAAATGTGACATGATGCCAAAATGGAAAATTTTTATTTGGAAGATAATGAATAGAGCCATAGCAATCAAAAGAAATTTGCAGAAAAGAGGTATGAGGGTGGATGGAAGGTGTGCTTTATGTATGGAATTTACAGAAAGTGATAATCATTTATTTAGAGATTGCTCTATGTCAAACCATATATGGAAAGCCTCCTCTTTGGGGATAAATGCTGGTGTGAATCAGCATATTGATATTAGAGAGTGGATTAAGAATTTTATGAGTCTGTTTTGGAATGAAGATGGGGGTCACAGCCCAAGGGTTTTAATGTTTGTGGCAACCTTATGGTCGATTTGGCTGCATAGGAATGAAATTATTTTTAGGAACACTGAACCAAATCCTAGCAACATCTTGTAG